The genomic window TGTCTCCGCACTGGTCCAGGCGAATCCCGGTGTCCGCCCGAACGCCCTGCGGATTGGCCAGCGGCTGACCCTCCCCGCTTCAAGCCCTGGTCAAGGAAAAACGGCGACGCTCCGGACAGCCTCGTTGCGCGTGACACCCATCCTCCCGGTTCAGGGCCGCGTCACCACGTCGTTCGGCACCGCTCACCCGGGCCTGGACCTCGCTGCTCCAGCCGGAACGCCTATCCGGGCGACGCTGTCAGGAACAGTCACGGAGTCCCGATTCGACGCGCGGTCTGGCTGGGGGTGGACCATCGTCATCAATCACGGGGGCGGCTTGAAGAGCCGGTACAGCCACAACAGCCTCAATCTTGCCCGTGTGGGCCACTGGGTCAACGCCGGACAGGTCATCGCTCGTGTGGGCAGCACCGGCAAAAGCACTGGCGCTCACGTGGATTTCCGCGTGTACCGTTCCGGAGTCGCCGTC from Deinococcus terrestris includes these protein-coding regions:
- a CDS encoding M23 family metallopeptidase; translation: MLLTLAGGVSAATIPVLRGDTLTRLAVRHGTTVSALVQANPGVRPNALRIGQRLTLPASSPGQGKTATLRTASLRVTPILPVQGRVTTSFGTAHPGLDLAAPAGTPIRATLSGTVTESRFDARSGWGWTIVINHGGGLKSRYSHNSLNLARVGHWVNAGQVIARVGSTGKSTGAHVDFRVYRSGVAVSPFAFQ